ATTTTAATTTACTTCCCATTGTTGAATATTTCTGAATATTATCCCTAAACTGTGGTCTGCCCGTCTCTCCAAATAATAGTTCAAAAGCCATTATTAAAAGCAAAATTCTAGATTGCCAAGAATGTTCATGGCTATTTCTATAAGTATTGAAGAAGGGATTCAAAGATTGGATAACCTGACTTTTTGATTGATCCTTCGCCGAGTTAATAACACAATTTTCTAATGCTCGGATAACACTATTATTAGGACGAAAGTGCAGGGGGATATTTACATGTTCGGGCTTTATAAAAGCCACCTCGTTAATTTTATAACCCCCAGCTATAATTCTGTGTATAGCACCTCCTTGGGTGGAGATTCCTTCCTCACCAATGTTAAAATGTTGATAGAAGACTTCAAAATTATCGCTAGTTACAAACGCCCATTCCTTGTTTTCTAGCACTCCCGCAAATAAAAGAACATTCTTTAACATCTCTATTTTGGCAATACTGACGCGAATAGGATTTGTAAAGGTTATTTTATCAATAGAAATAACCGCTGGATTTTTAATTGCCCCACCTTTTTGAAACCGATAGCATACTACCAATTTGTTTATATGTTCCATTAAGCCTAAATCTTTTATGAAATCATTTTTCTTTTTGTGATATGCCCAAACTATTAGGGTGTTAAACTTAAAACTACCTTCCAAAGGTAGGTAGGGCATCAAAATTAAGGTTTTATATTTTTGTTTTGGCATAAGCCATTCTTAGCTGTTTTTCGTAATGTTTATAATTACAGATAACCCTTTTCTAAATTCTTAATTTTGTAATAAGGTAATTTGTTCTTGTGAAAATTGTTTTATCCTTTGTTCCGCTAAATCGCAATATTTTTTATCAATGTCATAAGCAACATATTTTCTATTGGTTTTTAATGCCGCTAGGCAGGCAGTACCGCTTCCTGCAAAAGGGTCAAGAACTATCTCATTTTCAAATGTATAAAGCTGTATCACACGATAGGGTAATTCAACTGGAAAAGGGGCAGGATGACCAACTCTTGAAGCTCGTTCTGCAGAAAACTTCCAGACGCTTCTTGTAAATTCTAAAAACTCTTCTTTGGAAATAGTACTTTTTCTTTGATGTGGGTTCCTACGAGTGAAAGTATCCTTACAAAATATCAAAATATATTCACTACTTTTGCAGAAAACCTTATTTATATTTTGTGAGTCAATTGGATTTTCCACATATTCAACATCCTTTCCGTTATTCAACCCCTCATAAAGTTTGCTGTTGTAAAATTTTGAAGCATCGTGGTTAATCCGCCCTGATGTACCAAAAGCGCTGGTTTCCGTTCCATTTTTTCTTTTATCGTAAAAACTTTGATTTTTCATAGTCAATTTATCCTTTTGATTCACGAAGAAGCTCTAAGAATTTCAGCGCTTTCGCCTCATAAGTATTTTCCCTGGCTGCTATTCCAATAAATTCTCCTAATCTCTCCCGTGTTTGCATACTGGAAAAAAACTCCCTTTCTTCTTTTAAAAGATTAAGAGTATTTTGTTTTAATTCTTCATAGTTATCAAATCTGTAAAATCCTTCATAAGGTGTTGATTTTATGTTTTCGCCATTATTGTCTAAAGGATTCGGATTTATTGACCAAAAACTTTGAATGATTCCGTTTTTC
This genomic stretch from Patescibacteria group bacterium harbors:
- a CDS encoding site-specific DNA-methyltransferase yields the protein MKNQSFYDKRKNGTETSAFGTSGRINHDASKFYNSKLYEGLNNGKDVEYVENPIDSQNINKVFCKSSEYILIFCKDTFTRRNPHQRKSTISKEEFLEFTRSVWKFSAERASRVGHPAPFPVELPYRVIQLYTFENEIVLDPFAGSGTACLAALKTNRKYVAYDIDKKYCDLAEQRIKQFSQEQITLLQN